The segment AAAAATGTATGCTGAGCTTGCAGGAATGCAAAATAGGCATAAATACGAAGTATGCACTAGAAAATCAATGCCTTATATTGATGGAATTAAAAAGGCTTTGTTTGGCGAAATGAAGGCTGTAGAAGAGTATAGAGAAATATTAAAAGGACTACCTAATATGTGTTACAGGGACATTGTTTTTGATATCATTACAGATGAGATAAAACACGGGATTAAATATAATTATATTTTGTACTTAAATTGCTTAGAAAACAAGAGAGAAGATAAAAGCCATGGTAATCTTGAAGAAATGTATAGAAATGCAGATTGCTTGATGTGCCAAAATATACCAGAAGAATTCATTCTTTAAATTTAAATAATCTGTGTATGTTTTCTTAAATAATCTTTGGATTTTTAAAAGAACTATACACAGATTATTTATTAAAGATAAGGACTAAAAAAATAAAATAGCTGTATTTGCATGAATTAGTCTATTTTTTCTCCTTGGAAATTTTCAAATTTTGAAGGGTTTTTTTGAGCTTTTTTCTTTATCAGGGGGTTTAATACCATCGTGTTTGCCGCTCTTTTTATGAGTTTCAAATAATTTTTTTGACATGTGTTTCTCCTTTTAATTTAAATTATTTAGTCTTTATTTTTACCAAATATAGTTCTAGAACTTTCTTGCTCTCCATGTTTTATATTTTTCTTTTTAAAAATACCATCTTTTTTTGTGTTATTTGTTTTTTTAAGTTTATTATCCATAATTTCTTCACCTCAAAACTTAGTATGTACATATTTGGATTTTATATGTGTTGAAAAACCAGTGCAGTTTGAATAAAATTCATAAAATTAAAAGTAACAATTTGGTTAAAATTTACAATCAAGATATTAATTTCTAAAATTAATGTTATAATTATTTATAATAATATTAGAAAATCTTTAAATATCAATTAGTAAATTAAATTACTAAACAAATAAAATAGTTACGAATTGGAGGCTTAATATGAAAGGTGGAATAATATATTTTTCAGGTACTGGCAATACAAAATATGTTGCTAGTGAGTTTAAAAAGGCATTAAATAAAAACGATGTAAACTGTGATTTAATCGATATAGTTAAAACAAAAGAATTAAAAGATTATTATAATTTCTATGTACTTGGATGTCCAATATATGCTGAAATGTTTCCATACTATTTTATGAATTGGGTGAAAGATAATTTAGATAATGGGAATGGAAGAAAAGTTATAATATTTTCAACTCAAGCCTCAAATAGGGGAACTGGAACAGAAGAATTAAGAGTTGTTTTGGAAAAACGAGGATTCAAAGTTACTATAAACCAGCCTATAAAAATGCCAAATAATTATTATGTAGTGGGATTTAATAGAACTACAGAAAATGAGAATAATGCTATGTGTAAAAATGCCAGTGAAAAGGTAAATGACATAGTAAAAAAATTTTTACTTGGAGAAACCTCAATCTCAAGTATTTCAACTTTTGATTTAAAAATAGGAAAAATTGCATATAAGTTTTTTGATAAATATTCTAAAAAATGGGCAAAAAAAACAATTTCCGTTGATTATACTAAATGTTTAAAATGTAAAAAGTGTCAAGATAATTGCCCAACAAATAATATTATTGTTAATGAAAAAATAGAATTTAAATCTAATTGTATAAGCTGTCAAAGGTGTATTCACATTTGTCCTTCCAATGCATTTCTATATAAAGGTAAACATTTTGATCAGTATAAATTAAATGATATTTTGTAGTATACATATTTTTTTCGAATTTGTTAATACTACTAACAGGTATAGAATATTGCCAAATTACTTTTAATAATAGGGGTAGCATAAAAATATTGTATATTATAGTTAATAACTAGGCTGGAATTAGAAAATCAATGGTATAGTTACTCTAAAAGTAACTTAGTTTAAAATATAAAGACAAAAATAGTTGAAATTTGATTTTGGCTATGTTAAAATACAAGAGAAAACAAAATAAACCTTTAAGAACAATCCAGAGAGATTGTGAAGGGGAGCTAAGAGTGCAAAAAGTGTTTAGTAAACAGTTTGTACTATTTATGATACAAATTTTAGTTAATTATGCGTATTTATGCCTTCCCTTTAGGAGAGGCATTTTTTATTACCTTTAAAAAGTAGTTCAGTGAGACTAAAAAGGAGGAAAATATTATGTTAAATGGCAGAAATTTAATTGATCCAATGGATTTTACAACAGAAGAATTAGAGGAGGTTTTTGAAAGGGCAGATGATATAATTGAGAACCCTAAAGACTATGCTCATGTCTGTGATGGAAAACTTCTAGGAACTCTTTTCTTCGAACCAAGTACAAGAACAAGATTGAGTTTTGAGGCAGCAATGCTTAGACTTGGAGGATCCGTGCTTGGATTTTCTGAAGCTAAGTCAAGTTCAGTATCTAAGGGTGAAAGCGTAATGGATACTGTTAAAACAGTTAGTTGTTATGCAGATATCATAACAATGAGACATCCTAAAGAAGGTGCTCCTTTAGTTGGAGCAAGAGGCTGCGATGTTCCAGTAATAAATGCTGGAGATGGCGGACATCAACATCCAACTCAAACTTTAACAGACTTATTAACTATGAGATGTACAAAAGGTACCCTATCTAATTTAACTATCGGTGTGTGTGGAGATTTAAAATTTGGAAGAACAGTACATTCGCTGATAAAAGCCATGTCTAGATATAAAAATAATAAATTCATATTAATTTCCCCAAATGAATTAAGTATTCCAGATTATATAAAAACAGAGATATTACAGAAAAATAACATAGAATTTTTGGAAGTTGAAAAATTAGAAGATGTAATGGATAAACTGGATATACTATATATGACAAGAGTTCAAAAGGAGAGATTCTTTAACGAAGAAGATTATATAAGACTTAAGGATAGCTATATATTAGATGAAGAGAAAATGAGCAAAGCTAAAAAAGATATGATTGTTATGCATCCTTTGCCTAGAGTTAATGAGATATCCTATGAAGTTGATAAAGACCCTAGAGCATGTTATTTTAAGCAAGCAAAATACGGTATGTATGTGAGAATGGCTTTAATAACAAAACTTTTGGGGGTGAATAAATAATGTTAAAGGTAGATAGCTTAAAAAAAGGTATAGTTATAGATCATATTAAGGCTGGCATGGGTATGAAAATATTTAATAGTCTTGGACTTCATAAAGTAGAAGGTGCCGTAGCTTTAATTATGAATGTAGTAAGTGAAAAAATGGGAAGAAAAGATATTATAAAAATAGATAATGTGATTGATATGGATTTCACCATTATAGGGCTTATGGATCCAAATGCAACTGTTAATGTTATAGAAAATGAAAGTATAAAGGAAAAGATAAAGCTTAGTTTACCTGAAGAGGTAGAAAATTTAATAAAATGTAAGAACCCAAGATGTATAACTTCAGTTGAAAAATATGTACCTCATGTGTTCTACTTAGTTGATAAAGAAAAAGGTCAATATAGATGTAAGTATTGTGATGAGGCTTATGATCTAGAGTTATAAAATAAAAGGTTCTGGGTATTTGAAGTTTTACTTCAAGTGTCCAGAACCTAATGAATGTATTCAAAAATTATTTTATATTTATAATTAGAATTAAATGTATGAAATATTATAATTAAAGGTGGTGCCTTATATGGAGCTTCTTATTAAAAATGCTATTATAGTAGATTCATCTCAAAATTTTAAAGGTGATGTATATATTAAAGATGGAATTATAAGAGAAATAGGTATGGATTTATGTAAGGATTGCGATTCTATAGATGCAAAAGGTAATGCACTGCTTCCAGCTTTTGTGGATTTACATGCACATTTTAGAGACCCTGGATATACATACAAAGAAGATATAGAAACAGGTAGTATGGCTGCTGTTAAGGGCGGATATACCATGGTGAATTTAATGGCAAATACTAATCCTGTATGTAGCGATATGAATACTGTAGATTATGTAAAGTCAAGAGCAAAGGATATAAACCTTATAGATGTAAACCAGGTGATATCAATTACGGATAGGTTTAATGGTGTGGATATTGGACACCTAGAGGATATAGATAATAGCGTAAAGTTTATTTCAGATGATGGAAATGGAGTTCAAAATAGCAAAGTAATGTTAGAGGCTATGATAAAGGCAAAAGAAAAGGGAATTACTGTTTTAGCTCATGAAGAAAATGATGATATAAAAGATGAGGATACAAGACTTGCAGAGAATTTAATGACCTGGAGAGATTTAACTTTGTGTAAGGTAACAGGATGCAAACTTCATGTAACACATGTAAGCACTAAAGAAGCTTTAAAAGATATTATAGAGGCAAAAAAAGTGGTGCTAAGGTAACTTGCGATGTAACTCCTCACCATATTACACTTTTAAAAGATGAAAATTATAAAGTAAATCCTCCTTTAAGAGAAAAAGAGGATATGGAATTCTTAATTGAATCTATAAAAAAGAATTATGTAGATGTTATAGCAACGGATCATGCACCTCATAGTAAAGAGGATAAGATAAAAGGTGCTAATGGAATATCAGGGATAGAGACGGCGTTCTCAGTTTGCTATACAAAATTAGTTAAAGAAAGTAACATAAGTTTGAATAAATTGACAGAAATTATGAGTAGAAATCCAGCGAGAATATTGGGTGTAAACAAGGGAGAAATAAAAATAGGCTTTGAGGGAGATTTAGTCCTAGTGAATCTTAATGAAAGTTATAAAATAGATTCCAGTGAGTTCCTTTCAAAGGGCAAAAACTCACCTTTCCATGGGAAAAATGTGTATGGAAAGATACTAAAAACATTTAAAGGTGGAGAATTAGTATATGATAATAGATAAATTATATGAAAATGTGAAAAATAATGGACCTGTATGTGTAGGCTTAGATACATCAATTGAATACATACCTAAGGATTTTTTAAATAAATACAATTCTATAGAGGATGCTATAACAAGCTTTAACGAAAGATTAATAGATGCAACTATTGATAATGCTGCATGTTTTAAAGTGCAGATTGCTTATTATGAAGCTTTAGGACTTTTAGGGCTTAGGGCTTATAAAAGAACTTTAGATTATATTAGAAAAAAGAGTGGAATTATTGTAGCCGATATAAAAAGAGGGGATATATCAAAAACCGCTGAAATGTATGCTAAAGCACATTTTGAAGGTGATTTTGAAAGTGATTTCATCACTCTTAATCCCTATATGGGATTAGATACAATAGGACCTTATTTAAAATATGTGGATAATAGTGAAAAAGGCTTGTTTATACTACTAAGAACTTCAAACGAAGGGGCTAAAGATATTCAGTATATATCAGCTAAGAGTGATAGAAAGATTTATAACATAGTAGGAGAAAAAATACAGGATTTAGGTGAAAAACATAAAGGAAAATGTGGATATAGTAGTATAGGAGCAGTGGTTGGATGTACTCATGGTGAAGAAGCTGAGAAAATTAGAGAGGATTTAGATAAAACCTTCTTTCTAATACCAGGTTATGGAGCTCAAGGCGGTGCTGCTTTAGATGTAGCAAGATATATGAAAAATGGCAATGGTGGAGTTGTAAATTCATCAAGAGGAATACTTCTTGCATATAAAAAGCAGGAAAATGGCGAAAAAGAATTTGATAGATGGGCAAGAGAAGAAGTTATTAACATGAGAAGAACAATAGAAAAAGCTTGTAAAAGTAAATAGTTATTATTGGATTTATGGAGGACAAAATATATGATATGTTCCATAGAAAAAGTTTTAGAAAATATTGAAGTTTGTGAAGAAATATATAAAATTAGTATAGAGGGAAATTTTGAAGGTAAGCCAGGACAATTCTATATGTTAAAGGTTCCTTACAAGGAACCCCTTCTTCCAAGACCTATAAGTATATATAGTATAGATGAAAATAAAATTGAATTTCTGTATAAGGTAGTGGGTCAAGGAACAAAATTATTATCAAAACTTCAGGTAGGAGAAGAAATTCAAATACTTGGACCTCTTGGAAATTGCTTTGATTTGTCGGAAAATAAAGGAAAAATAGCAATGGTGTCTGGTGGAATCGGAGTTGCACCACTATTATTCTTAACAAAAGGACTTGAAAATGTATCTGTAGACTTTTATGCAGGATTCTACCAAGAAGTTTATGCTGTAGATAATGTGGAAAAAAATGTTAATAACTTCTATATTTCCACTGAAAAAGAGTGTATAAGGAATAAAATACAGAAATTTACACAGGAAAATAATGTAAAAGTTGTGGATAACTCCTATGTTACTGATATTTTTAATCCAGAGAAGTATGAAATTGTATATTGCTGTGGCCCTAAAATAATGATGGAAAAAGTCGTAAAAATGTGCAAAGAAAAAAACGTGCCGGTATATGTCTCTATGGAAAACAGGATGGCTTGCGGTGTTGGTGCTTGCCTTGGATGTACTTGTGACACAAAAAATGGTTTTAAAAGGGTTTGTAGCGATGGACCTGTGTTTAATGGAGAAGATGTTGTCTTTTAATGAAGTTTTTAAAAAGTGAGAGGAATGGGTGTATATATGAGTAATGTAGATACTTCTGTAGATATTTGTGGTGTAGAATTTAAGAATCCTGTAATTGCAGCTTCAGGGACTTTTGGTTTTGGACAGGAATTTAATAGTATTTACCCTGTAAAGGAATTAGGAGGAATATGTACTAAGGGCCTTACTTTTCACAAAAAAATGGTAATAATGGTGTAAGGATTCATGAAACAAGAGCTGGAATGATGAATAGTGTGGGACTTCAGAATCCGGGAATAGATGAGTTTATAAATGTGGAGTTTCCCAAAATGAAAAAACTTGGTACAAATATAATTGCAAATTTAGGTGGAAATAACTTAGAAGATTACATTGAAGGTGTAAAAAAACTTAATAAAATAGATGTAGATATTGTGGAATTAAACATATCTTGTCCTAATGTAAAAGAAGGTGGCATGGCTTTTGGAATAAAATCAGAAACTGCATATAAGGTGGTTTCAGAGGTAAGAAAGTGCTGCGAAAAACCTCTTTTAGTTAAGTTATCTCCTAATGCTGAAGATATAGTGGATATGGCTTTAAAATGTGAAAAAGCAGGGGCAGATGGATTATCTTTAGTAAATACTTTTAAAGCCATGGCTATAGATATAAGAAGCGCAAAACCAGTTTTTGACAATGTATTTGCAGGACTTTCAGGTCCTTGTATAAAACCTATTGCATTGAGAATGGTATATGAAGTTTGTAAAAATGTATCCATTCCGGTTATAGGTATGGGGGGCATTGAAAACTATGAAGATGCAATAGAATTTTTGATGGCAGGGGCTACTGCAATTCAGGTTGGGACTTCTAATTTTTCAAATCCCTATGCCTGCCTAGATATAATTAAAGACATTGAGAAATATATGATTAAAAATAAAATAGGTTCATTAAAAGAGATAAAACTAAATGCTTAATTAGCGGGAGGAAATATTATGAATAGTATGGTAATAGATGTATTAAAAGAATGTAACGCACTTTTAGAAGGACATTTTCTATTGTCTAGTGGAAAGCATAGCAATAGATATGTTCAATGTGCTAAATTACTTCAATATCCAGAAAAAGCAGAAAAGGTGTTAAAAGTTGTAGTTGATAAGATAAAGGACTTGGATTTTGACATAGTAGTAGGCCCTGCAATGGGTGGAGTTATAGTTGCTTATGAAATCGGAAGACAAGCGGGAAAACCAGCAATATTTACTGAGAGAGTTGATGGAAATATGGCTTTAAGAAGAGGATTTGAAATAAGCGAAGGTCAGAAAATACTAATTACAGAAGATGTTGTGACTACTGGAAAATCATCTCTTGAAACTGCAAGGTTATTAGAAGGATTAGGGGGAAAGGTAATTGGAATTTGTTGCATAGCCGACAGAGGAGAAAGCAATATGCCTTATCCAGTATATAGCGCTACTAAAATTGAGGTAAAAAGTTATGAAAAGGAAAATTGTCCTTTATGTGAAAAAAATATTCCTTATATAAAGCCAGGAAGCAGAAATATAAAATAATTTAGATAAAAAAAGTTCTAGGTTACAAATTTAAAGTAACCTAGATTTTTTTAAGGCAATTGTTTATAGGTAATGCCACAATATTTTAAAAGAGCTTGATTAAATAATTTAATATGAACTTTTTCATCTAATATAATTCTTTTTAATATTTTCTTTATATAAGGATCATTAATCATAAAAATATGCTTCTCATATTCTTCTATGGCTCTATATTCGGAGTCTATATCACCTTTTAATCTATCACAGGTTGTCATGCCATAATAGACAAAACTTCCATTCCAAAAAGTACCATAGGTGCTATAGGATCCTGCTATTATAGGATTCCCTCCTAGTTTTTTTATCAAATCTGCTAATATTTCCAGATGCCACATTTCAACTATAGATACATTTTCTAAAAGCTTACCTAAATATTCACTTATTTCTTCAAAGAAAAAATGATGATAAAGGTATTGATTGATGGCAGTAAACTCACTAACTGCACCTGCATAATCATCCATTAATAGTGATGCATAATACAAATTAGGACCAGTTACTTTTATTTGTGGATAATCAGAAGGATCCGAATATATACCTTTAAGGTGTTCTTTGTGGTTATTATCCATTGATATAATCCCCCATATATAAATTCTATATTATTATATATTTATATATTAGAAAAATTATGATTAAATTATTTAAGATTTGAAGCTTCTAGGTATTCATCGTAAGTCATTTTTTTGTCTACTAATCCATCTGGTTTTATTTCAATTATTCTGTTAGCTATTGTTTCAACAAACTGATGGTCATGAGAGGTAAAAAGAATGTTGCTTTTATAGTCTTTTAAACCATTGTTTAATGCAGTTATTGACTCAAGGTCTAAATGATTAGTAGGCTGATCTAGTATTAACAAGTTGGCACTAGAAAGCATCATTTTTGAAAGCATGCACCTAACTTTTTCGCCACCTGATAATACATTTGCATTTTTTAAGGCTTCTTCACCAGAGAAAAGCATTTTTCCTAAAAATCCTCTTAAATAACTTTCGGATTTCTCTTCAGAAAATTGACGTAACCAATCTACAAGGGATAAATCAACATCATTGAAGAATTCAGAGTTATCTTTTGGAAAATATGATGTAGAGATAGTAACACCCCATTTATAGAATCCACTATCTGGTTCTAATTCACCCTTTAGTATTTTAAATAGTGTAGTATTTGCAATTTCATTATCTCCAACAAAGGCAATTTTATCTCCTTTAGCTACAATGAAACTGACATTATCAAGAACTTTAACACCGTCTATGGTTTTGGTTAT is part of the Haloimpatiens sp. FM7315 genome and harbors:
- a CDS encoding ferritin family protein produces the protein MLCQNWGMIYYMKAFNKSVDIIKRAIEGEKEDEAFYNTLIEMAPTKEQKEIIESIRDDEIRHNIMFKKMYAELAGMQNRHKYEVCTRKSMPYIDGIKKALFGEMKAVEEYREILKGLPNMCYRDIVFDIITDEIKHGIKYNYILYLNCLENKREDKSHGNLEEMYRNADCLMCQNIPEEFIL
- a CDS encoding dihydroorotate dehydrogenase electron transfer subunit, with product MICSIEKVLENIEVCEEIYKISIEGNFEGKPGQFYMLKVPYKEPLLPRPISIYSIDENKIEFLYKVVGQGTKLLSKLQVGEEIQILGPLGNCFDLSENKGKIAMVSGGIGVAPLLFLTKGLENVSVDFYAGFYQEVYAVDNVEKNVNNFYISTEKECIRNKIQKFTQENNVKVVDNSYVTDIFNPEKYEIVYCCGPKIMMEKVVKMCKEKNVPVYVSMENRMACGVGACLGCTCDTKNGFKRVCSDGPVFNGEDVVF
- the pyrE gene encoding orotate phosphoribosyltransferase translates to MNSMVIDVLKECNALLEGHFLLSSGKHSNRYVQCAKLLQYPEKAEKVLKVVVDKIKDLDFDIVVGPAMGGVIVAYEIGRQAGKPAIFTERVDGNMALRRGFEISEGQKILITEDVVTTGKSSLETARLLEGLGGKVIGICCIADRGESNMPYPVYSATKIEVKSYEKENCPLCEKNIPYIKPGSRNIK
- a CDS encoding manganese catalase family protein; this encodes MDNNHKEHLKGIYSDPSDYPQIKVTGPNLYYASLLMDDYAGAVSEFTAINQYLYHHFFFEEISEYLGKLLENVSIVEMWHLEILADLIKKLGGNPIIAGSYSTYGTFWNGSFVYYGMTTCDRLKGDIDSEYRAIEEYEKHIFMINDPYIKKILKRIILDEKVHIKLFNQALLKYCGITYKQLP
- a CDS encoding EFR1 family ferrodoxin (N-terminal region resembles flavodoxins. C-terminal ferrodoxin region binds two 4Fe-4S clusters.), with protein sequence MKGGIIYFSGTGNTKYVASEFKKALNKNDVNCDLIDIVKTKELKDYYNFYVLGCPIYAEMFPYYFMNWVKDNLDNGNGRKVIIFSTQASNRGTGTEELRVVLEKRGFKVTINQPIKMPNNYYVVGFNRTTENENNAMCKNASEKVNDIVKKFLLGETSISSISTFDLKIGKIAYKFFDKYSKKWAKKTISVDYTKCLKCKKCQDNCPTNNIIVNEKIEFKSNCISCQRCIHICPSNAFLYKGKHFDQYKLNDIL
- the pyrF gene encoding orotidine-5'-phosphate decarboxylase, whose product is MIIDKLYENVKNNGPVCVGLDTSIEYIPKDFLNKYNSIEDAITSFNERLIDATIDNAACFKVQIAYYEALGLLGLRAYKRTLDYIRKKSGIIVADIKRGDISKTAEMYAKAHFEGDFESDFITLNPYMGLDTIGPYLKYVDNSEKGLFILLRTSNEGAKDIQYISAKSDRKIYNIVGEKIQDLGEKHKGKCGYSSIGAVVGCTHGEEAEKIREDLDKTFFLIPGYGAQGGAALDVARYMKNGNGGVVNSSRGILLAYKKQENGEKEFDRWAREEVINMRRTIEKACKSK
- a CDS encoding aspartate carbamoyltransferase regulatory subunit, with product MLKVDSLKKGIVIDHIKAGMGMKIFNSLGLHKVEGAVALIMNVVSEKMGRKDIIKIDNVIDMDFTIIGLMDPNATVNVIENESIKEKIKLSLPEEVENLIKCKNPRCITSVEKYVPHVFYLVDKEKGQYRCKYCDEAYDLEL
- the pyrB gene encoding aspartate carbamoyltransferase yields the protein MLNGRNLIDPMDFTTEELEEVFERADDIIENPKDYAHVCDGKLLGTLFFEPSTRTRLSFEAAMLRLGGSVLGFSEAKSSSVSKGESVMDTVKTVSCYADIITMRHPKEGAPLVGARGCDVPVINAGDGGHQHPTQTLTDLLTMRCTKGTLSNLTIGVCGDLKFGRTVHSLIKAMSRYKNNKFILISPNELSIPDYIKTEILQKNNIEFLEVEKLEDVMDKLDILYMTRVQKERFFNEEDYIRLKDSYILDEEKMSKAKKDMIVMHPLPRVNEISYEVDKDPRACYFKQAKYGMYVRMALITKLLGVNK
- a CDS encoding CPC_1213 family protein; the encoded protein is MDNKLKKTNNTKKDGIFKKKNIKHGEQESSRTIFGKNKD